The sequence TCCTAgagaattaaggatttaattatgacaaaacacaaGTATAAATACTAGTAGTAATGTGCAGGCCAACATAAGTTTATTTATTTGTAAACAACATTGTATGCTGTTTTTAAGTGTTTAGTGTACTGCCTTCACTATCAGCACAAGATAGTTCAAGATTCAAGGTATCTTCAGGACCATCATAAGATGTATGCAGAACCAACACGAGGATCAAATGACGAGCCAGTAATTGAAGAACCAGCAGATTCTGGAGCACCACACAACACTTACAAGCATGATGGTTTCCTATATTGTCTACTTTAAATGCACTATTCAATTGAAAATAAAGGCAAAGTTGAATACAGAAGGACACGAGTCGgtagctgacaagtgaccttacaagacaacaAAAAATGCAGAAGATTAACCCATGTGCAGTTCACGGTTAATGCTTTGTCAACGCCTAGAGAACCCAACATTTTATTtgtttaatcaattcgaatatccaAAGGTGTGTTCCTATAATTAGCTACTGAACAAAGAAAGGGGAGTCACGTGCTTCCTGCCATAGTTGTCGGCTGAGTACAAACATCATTTGTACTAGTAGACAATAGATCAATTATATGGTTATTAGGACTCCTATAAATAGTTGAAACCATAATTGTATGAAATAGTGGTGTGGGATAGAGTCCAGACCTTGTATAAGCTTCATTCATTCGAAAGCTATCTAGTTGTAATCTGTATCAACCGGTTATATATTCCCCCAAAGGATAACCATGATTCTTTGAGattttatcaataaaagaataTCGTTGAAACTTACGTATGACTCTGATTTAATTGCTTGTTAATTATTTTCCTAAATCGATTAATTTACTTAATTcataaaaagaattgtattcacctccCTCTACAAAGTTCCTGTTGTTAAatcgggaccaacaactggtatcagagctttagtCTTAATAATTCATTATCTTGGATCTAAATACTCAAATGGATGCTTACAATAACCCAGCTTATCTCAAAAACGGTTCTACCAATAGACCAcccaagtttgatgaagatgaatatgaaactTGAAGAGATAGGTTCATGTTTCACCTTGAGTTAATTGACCTACTAATGCCCGGAATCGCAAATAATGGCCCATATGTTCCCATTACCACCATTGAAGTTAGACCTGCAACTAAAGATTCTCCTGTTACTGAAGCAAGAGAGGTTGATCTTCCCCCATCTAGATGGGAGGATGAAGACAAACTTCGTGTTGGACTTGAACCTAAAATCAAAACTAtgatagctataactttacctaatcatATGTTTAAATTGATTAAGAGGAAAACATCTTCTAAAGCTATTTTGGACTATCTTGACGTCACTTATGGTGGGAAAGATGAGGTCAGGCAAAACAAAATCATTTCTTTAAAAAGGGAATGTGAGCTCTTCTTTGGTTACAAGAATGAGACTTTGAAAAAAACCTTTGTCAGGTTCAACTCTCTGGTAGCTAACCTGGATAACTTGAAAGTCAAATACACAGACTTTGAACAGGTCAATAGATTCACTGACTCATTACCTACCAAGTTGAAACCTGTCACTAATCCTCTAAGGACAACGCAGACTTTAAAGAATTATGACATGTCATCTATATATGGTACTcgttggaaccatgagaaggcataaTCAAAACTTGAATTGAACCTAAAAGAAAATTTTAAGTCTGTCCCCATCACTTCAAAATCTACTAAGTCAAATTATATTGCTCTTTtcgctgctgctaaaaagaaggcACAAAAGgccttactggttcaaaagttgttagAAGAAGCATCAGAGAATGATGAGGTAAGTGTAACTTTGTCAAAGGAAAGCAGTGATGgtgatgatgtggaagggtttccTGAGGGAATCGCTTTACTGGCTAGGCATTTCAAGAAATTTAACTGTAGtaggactgataatgctaaaaacaaacacatatttcatagcattatctttcaagaaagacaagcttttagttgcaattgttctatttacaagtgatattcgtttaaataataaaaggtgaagacaaaagacagattcgacgatttgaagacgcaaatgaccaaaaagctcaaatgtacaaagtacaatccaagtggttcaaattattgataagaaacgtctaaaaatgacaagagtacaagtcgcaaaacacaaagtacaagatattaaattatacgaaaaggcgttcgaaaatccagaaccgtgacatgaaccaactatcaaagtgcgactcaacggagctaaaattacaaatcaactatgcacataaatataatataatatataattaattataaattatatatatatatatatatatatatatatatatatatatatatatattatatttatatatttaataaataaacgtcggcaagctaggatccaaattctgggtgagctgtaaatcgaagctccgcagtc comes from Rutidosis leptorrhynchoides isolate AG116_Rl617_1_P2 chromosome 4, CSIRO_AGI_Rlap_v1, whole genome shotgun sequence and encodes:
- the LOC139841745 gene encoding uncharacterized protein, coding for MPGIANNGPYVPITTIEVRPATKDSPVTEAREVDLPPSRWEDEDKLRVGLEPKIKTMIAITLPNHMFKLIKRKTSSKAILDYLDVTYGGKDEVRQNKIISLKRECELFFGYKNETLKKTFVRFNSLVANLDNLKVKYTDFEQVNRFTDSLPTKLKPVTNPLRTTQTLKNYDMSSIYGTRWNHEKA